A genomic stretch from Cydia amplana chromosome 1, ilCydAmpl1.1, whole genome shotgun sequence includes:
- the LOC134652443 gene encoding cyclin-dependent kinases regulatory subunit-like: MPVDQIQYSERYNDDIYEYRHVILPPDIARLVPKSHLMTETEWRNLGVQQSPGWLHFMVHNPEPHVLLFRRPRTDIQPPVNGLDSNKSSTVKV, encoded by the exons ATGCCCGTAGACCAGATTCAATACTCCGAAAGATATAATGATGACATATATGAATATAG ACATGTCATCTTACCACCTGACATCGCCCGGCTAGTGCCCAAGTCCCACCTGATGACGGAGACAGAATGGCGGAACCTCGGAGTGCAGCAGTCCCCCGGCTGGCTCCATTTCATGGTCCACAACCCGGAGCCCCATGTCCTGCTGTTCCGGAGACCACGGACGGACATCCAGCCACCGGTCAACGGGTTAGATAGTAATAAAAGCTCGACTGTCAAAGTATAG